From one Actinomycetes bacterium genomic stretch:
- a CDS encoding acyl-CoA thioesterase, with amino-acid sequence MARHTCRCPLRWSDMDAYGHVNNVAYLVYLEQARISLFDAVPLGGLLESGVVVVKHEIHYRRPLVYRSRPVPIDIWVDGVSRRTWTFRYVVREDDGTVYARASTLMAAWERGEGVSRSLTDEERMHLLSLEDEPTPS; translated from the coding sequence ATGGCCCGCCACACCTGCCGCTGCCCGCTGCGGTGGTCGGACATGGACGCCTATGGCCACGTCAACAACGTGGCCTACCTCGTCTACCTCGAGCAGGCGCGCATCTCGCTGTTCGACGCCGTGCCGCTGGGTGGGCTGCTGGAGTCCGGCGTCGTGGTCGTGAAGCATGAGATCCACTACAGACGGCCGCTGGTCTACCGGTCGCGCCCAGTGCCGATCGACATCTGGGTCGACGGGGTCAGCCGGCGGACGTGGACCTTCCGCTACGTCGTCCGCGAGGACGACGGCACCGTCTATGCGCGCGCGTCCACCTTGATGGCCGCGTGGGAACGGGGCGAGGGTGTGTCCCGGTCGCTGACCGACGAGGAGCGGATGCACCTGCTCTCCCTCGAGGACGAGCCGACGCCCTCGTGA